The following is a genomic window from Rhodoferax sp. PAMC 29310.
ACGCCAGACTTACCTTGACCGCCGGTGTCCTTCGAATTGGTCTTGGTGCCGTCGCCACCGGTCTTTCCAGCGTCATCTTCCTTGGCGGAAGGCCCGGACCCGGCCACGGTGAATGCGCCCAGAGCATTGCTGGCCTGCGCGTCGAGCAGTACGTTGCGCGTTGCTGTCAGTGTGCCGCCCACGCCGTTCTCACCGTCACGGTTGCCGACGATGGCCAGCACCTCACGCTTGATCTCGTTGATCGCGACAGAGAATCCAATGCCTACGCTCGCGGATCGGGCCACGCCGCCCGCGACGTTAATCACCAGGCTGTCGTCCTTGGCCTGCACAAACACGTCATCAGCGCTCATGCTTCCGCCCGCACCAATCTGCGCGATGGTGTGCAGGTCTGCATTGAGCAGAGAAAACGCGCCGTTGATGGATTCTTTGGCGGCTTTGCCCGCGGTTTCAGTCACATCAACCTGATCAAAGCTGGTATGAGCCTGCACCACCACGTCATCGGCGCGCACGGTTGCCCCCTGAGCGATGCTGGCGTCGGTGCCGCCGCTGAGGTCGAACTGCAGGTACGAGCCGCCAAAACCGGCGGAGCCGCCGTCAATAGGCTGGCCGATCACCTTCTCAGGTACACCAGACAAGTTCAGAATGCCTTGTGTGGCGCGGGCGATCACATTGACGTCCTGGCCGGCGGCCGCGGGGCCAACGCCGACATTGATGCTGGCCGCACCAATTCGAGCCGTGGCTTCGTTGTTCAGCGTGAAGAAATTGACCGAACCCGCAAATCCGAGTTTTTCGCTCTCGATTGAGGTCTTTGACCAGGTCGTGGCACCGACGGGGTTGGCCACCATTTCTTTGGCGGCCGCTCCAAGATCGGCCCATGCATCAGGCGAGGACCAGTCCATGGCCTTGAACTTGTCGATGATCGAGGACCAGTCGGACCAAAACGGACTGATCGCAGACAGTGCATTGACGTTGACCGCTCCGCCGGTATTGATGATCGACCCATTGCCGATCAGGGCATTGGCTTGGTGGCTCATATCAGCAACCACCACCGCGGCGGAAATGGCAATCTTCTTTTTTTCTTCTGGGGTCTTGGTGTCGCCCTCGGCCTTCTTGTCCAGCTCGCGCTGATCCACCTCGGCCGAGCTCTCGAAGCTCACCTTTTCTTCGGCTTTGGCCAGCACGTTGAGACTGCCGGGCGTGGTGATGCGCGCCGAATCGGCAACTTCAGCGGTCACGTCGTTGGTGTTGTCCGCCCACACAAACGTGGCGGACAAGCCCAGCTTGCCAGACGAGCCGCTGCGCGCATCGGTGCTTGGGGCTTTGGCCACCTTCTCGGACAGCTTCTCGAACAGAATTTCGTCTGGCGTTTTACCGCTGCTGATGGCGTCAGTCACGTCCGGGTCACCGCCTGTGCCCGCTGAGGCTTTCACCTCTGATTCGGCTTCGGCCAACTCGGCTTTGACCGTCACCTGTTCGGCTGAAACATTGCCGCCCAAGCTGGCCGTGATGGTGGTGTCGCTGCTTAGTACCGCGACACCTGAGGCTGCGGTTCCGTCCTTGAACGAACCACCGCTGGCGGAGACTTTATGCTTCTTCTCGCCGCTGGCGCTCACTTCAAGTGCACTGGCCCGAGTGATCTTGGCGTCGGTGCCCACGGTCGTCACCGCATCTTGCTTGCCCACGCCGATGGCTAGCGAAACGTTGGCGTACTTGCTGGCCGACGACGCGCTGTTGTTCAGCGCCCCGGTATTGACCGTGTCCACCTCCACAGAGAGTGTGCTGTCGGCCTGGCTGCTCAAGGTCATGGCTCCGTCAGAGCCCAGTGTGGCGTCACCGATCGCGACCTTGGCGACAGCGTCGGTCTCGCCATAACCAAAGCCGGCCAGGGTGCTCACGACTTTCATGCTGGCATCAGCAATGGCGTGCGCCTTGATGTCGAGCGAACCTGTGGCGTCGATTAGCGCCCCATTGCCCACATCCACCGTGGCTTTTGCACGGGAAATGGTGACATTGGCCCCCACACTGATGCTGTCCAGGAATTCGATAGTCTTAACCGCGTATTCGTTGCCGGTCCACACCCACTTGTCATTGGCCGTGGCGGTGATGCTGACGTTGCCGCCCTTGATGACAGCCTTGCCAATCGTGACACTGGCGTTGGCATCGTCCAGCGAGCCAAGCACCGGGGTGGACTGGTTGTCCGCGGCCTCAATCCTGATGTTGCCAGCGGCCCTGCCGTTGCTGGCATTGGCCAGTAACTGCGCGTCGTCCTGGATGGCGATGTGTTTGGCCTGCAACGTGAGGTTGCCCGAGTCGCCTTGGGACGGACCAGTGAGGTGATCATCGCGCGTACCACCCGCCACATCCCTCGTCGAAATCATCACGCCGTTGCCGACGGTCAACTGAATATCGGCTTGCAGGGTCAAACTGCCAGCGTTCCATGTCACGCCCGCTTTGCTTACATTGCCCGATGCATCGCGCAATTCGTCCTGGCTGAGCAGCAGATCCGCGTTAAGCAGCAAGTTCGCGGGATCTATCAGGACTGTGCCCGCCTTTCCCTGCGCAGCGCTGGCGCTCAAACGTCCACCGGCGAGGTCAACCGTGTCTTTTGCACTGAATTCAACCGCGCCACCATCACCGCTAGCTCCGGCATTGGCTGACACATTTGCTCCGGTTTTCAAAGTAGCGTTTCTCTCGGCCATAACCAACACGCTGCCGCCATCGGCATGCTCGCCCAGACCGTCGGCAGACAATTGCCCCGCAACCTCAATATCTTGTGCTGCCACGATAGTGATCACGCCACCATGCACCTGAACGGCAGCCGCTGGCGCCACCCCTTGCACGTTGACCAAATCTCCAAACGCCACGCTGGCTTTGGCGCCAGCGAAAACCTGAGCGCCTGAAGCGGTATCCACTCTACCGCCAGCAAGGCGGACCGCATCCGCCGCGTTGATCAGCCCTTTGACCTGGATCAGCCCGCTGTCTGTCAAAGGAATGTCACCGGACAGCGCCCGGCCAACTACCGCGTCATTGATGACGCCGGTTGCGCTCATCAAACCATCCATGAACTGTGTTGTCGGTGTGGCCATCGTCAGGCTACCGACGTTGAGGACACCACCTGCCCCCACCACAATGCCATGCGGATTCAGGAAGAAAACATTGCCACCAATCTGACCAACCTTGTAGGCGTTGACCAGGCCGTTGATGTTGGACTGCTCGCCTTGAATCAGGTTCAGCAAATTACTGGTTTGACCCGGCAAATGCAGATTCACGGTGTTGGCGGCATCAACATTGAAGCGGGAAAACGAGTTGAACGCGTTGCTGCCCCGAATCGTTTGGGTCGTGATGTCGGTGACGGCGCCATTCACTGACAGCTCAGTGAGTGTTCGCCCATCAGTCACGATCGACTGTGCGACCGCAGGTGCGCCGTGAATCGCGGCCATGAAGCCGATGAATGCGCTGATCGCATCGTTCCATGCGCAGCGGCGCAGCAAACATATGTATTGACGACGGAGATAACCTTCTGCTGACTTCATTTTGACTCCTTGACTGCTATCGCAACGACTTGCTGACATTGCTTCGTTGCCAGAAATGGCCGACGGGCCAACGAGGAGAAAAAGAGTAGGAATAAGTAGGTCAACTGAGTCTTTCGTCGCGAATGGAAGGCAGGGAAAGTAGTTGGCGTAAACCCTACTCACTCTCAATACATTTGCTTGAATGCAAAAATCGTGCCGACGAAATACATTTGGAAAAACACAATATGTATCAAGCCGTTACACACTTTTTGATCGAAAACACACAGTGGGGAGGCGATTGAATGTAAAGAATATCGACACCCAAAAAACAAAATCGGATGGGAGTTGCGGTCATTTTTTTCTGACCGCAAGTCGAAATTGAATCGTTTCAAATCACGACCCGGTCGCGCCTACAGAGATCTCTCGCGGCTTCACACGACCCTTTTCTTATTGCTGAGAAAAGGTGTCTTTAATTTTTACGAGTTTTTCACGTCGCCAAAGGTTTCGTTTGCCCTAATACCTTTGCGGACGTCAAAGGTGAGAAATGGTGAGTGAACATCCAGGCCAGATGAAATTGGCTTTGATGTACCTGAACTACACGCCACGCAATTGACTCCGCGTCGCACGGAAGGCGTAACTGACGCAACAGAAAGTAGGCCGATGGAGCACAGCAAGTTTCAAGCTCTGCGCACCTCGCACTGTTGTGCCAACAGCCTTAATCAGCGCTGCCGATTCCAGACGTCGGCGTCAACCGCAGTTGATCAATGAGCACAGGCCGCCCAAACAAATAGCCCTGAAAGAGCCGGCATCCGTGTTGAGCCAGAAATGCCCGCTGCGCTTCTGTCTCCACGCCTTCAGCGACAACGGTCAACCCCAAGCTATGGCCCAAGGTCAGAACGGTTCGGGCAATCGCCGCGTCGTTGGGGTCAGTCATGACATCGCGTACAAATGACTGATCAATCTTCAGTTGCGTCAAGGGAAGCAGCTTCAGGTAGGAAAGGGATGAATACCCGGTTCCAAAATCGTCCAACGCGAAACTGATGCCGATGGTCTTGAGCTCCGTCATCCGCAGAATCGCGTCTTGTATATCTCCCAACAAAAGGCTTTCCGTGAGCTCAAGTTTCAGTCGCTGTGGATTCGCGCCTGAAGTTGCCAACAACGCCTTGACTTGCTGCACAAACTCAGGGTGTTTGAACTGCCGCGCACTCACGTTGACCGCAATGGTCAAGTCACGTGTCATTGCCTGTTCAGACCACACCACCAGTTGTTGGCAGGCGGCCTCCAACACCCAACGCCCGAGCGGCAAAATCAGACCTGTCTGCTCCGCCATCGGAATGAAGTCGACGGGCGACACCATGCCTCGCTGGGGGTGCTGCCACCGAACCAAGGCCTCAACGCCAACGGTTCCGCCCATTTCATTCACGACCGGCTGGTAAAACAAAACCAATTGCTGGCGCTGCAGGCCCAGGCGAAGATCTGACTCAAGCTCAGTGCGTGCGGCCACCAAGGCCTGCATTTCGGGGTCAAAAAATCGCAAGGTGTTGCGCCCCGCAGCCTTGGATTCGTACATCGCCAAGTCAGCCTGTTTGAGCAATTCATCCACTGTTTTTCGGTTGCCCTGGAACAGGGTAACGCCGACGCTGGGCGTGCTGTGGTGCTCAAACTGACGCAGCAGATAGGGCTCATTGAGCTGCGTTAAAAGCTTACGCCCCACGCGCTCAATCTGAGCGGTTGCGGCGAGCATGTCCCCGCCCAGTCCTTGCAACATGATCACGAATTCATCGCCGCCGAACCGGGCCACGGTGTCAGTTTCCCTCACACTGCCCAATAAACGCTGCGCTACCTGTTGAAGCAACAAGTCACCCACATCGTGTCCTTGGGTGTCGTTCAGGTCTTTGAAGTTGTCCAAGTCTATAAATAACAAGGCGCCAATTTCACCCTCCCGTCCACTGCTGACCAAGGCTTGTTGCAACCTGTCCAACAGCAGTCGCCGATTCGGCAAACTCGTCAACGGGTCATAGAAGGCAAGTTGCTCAACCGTTTGCTCAACCCGCTTGCGCTCTGAAATATCCCTTCCTATACCCCGATACCCTTTGAACTGCCCCTCATCATCAAAGATTGGCGCGCCACTGAGGGAGACCCACAGCAAAGTACCATCCCGACCCGTGCGCAAAAACTCAAAATCGTGAAAAGTCTGATGAGCTTCCAGGGTGGCGCGATGCTCCGTCCATTGGCCCTGACTGAGATTCTCTGAACCAACCTCCCAGCGAGTCAGCCCTAAATAGCTCTCCGTCGGGAGCTGGCTAAACGCCTGGGCCGCGCCCTCAAGGCGAGTCAATCGAAACAAGTCGTCTTGCTCCCAATACCAGTCCGATGACAACTCGGTCAACGCCCTGAATCGGCCTTCACTGTTTCGCAGTTCTTCCTCTGCCAGTTTTCTCTGGGTGATATCGCTGGCAAATCCACTCCAGAGAATGGATCCATCTGATTCGCACTCGGGTATCGCCTGCCCCAGCAGCCAGCGCACCTTTCCATCCTCAAACAACAGTCGAAATTCGACGTTCACGACAGAGAGAGTCTTCGCTGAGGTTTGAATCGCAGCCAAAAACAGCTTTCTGTCCTCAGGATGAATCGGCTTCAATATACAGGTGGGGTCTTCCATTGCCTCCTCTCTGGAGATTCCCCGGTACAGTGACTGCACATGGTCACTTATGAATAGAAAGGCTGAGTGGCCCAGCGAGTCAAGTCGAAACTGAAAAATCACACCAGGCACCCGATGGGTAATCTGCTGAATAAATGCGAGTTTCCCCTCCAAGGCCAGCCCAGCCTCCCACTCATCTGTGATGTCCTGAATCACACCGAAATCAATAGCAGCGTCACCTTCTGAACCAGGCCAGCGCAACATCTGGGATCGTAACCATCGGATGCGACCATCTGGGTGCTGCCAGCGGTATTGGATCATTGTCCCGTCCAAAGCCTCACGAGCCGCCTCAAATCGAGCGCGATCGTCGGGGTGAATGCGGCGACGACCCACCTCCGCATTCTTGACCGTGCCAGGCGCCAATCCAGCCAGCCAGCTCAAGCCGTTAGACCACTGCAGATCCTGCAATTGCGCGTCGTAGGTCCAATACCTTACTGACGCCAAACTCTGCAAAGCACCAAATAACGCGACCTGGCGGTTCAGTCGATTATTGGCGGCTTTCAGGAGTTGCTCGTTGGCCAACAAGGCAACCTCTGCCGATCGTTTTGAGGTCACATCCTCGAGATAACTCAAAAGATAGGTCGTTCCGGCACGGTCAATTCGCGACACGTTCAGTTGCAGCACCAGGGTGACACCATCCGACCGCGTCAAAGGCACGTCCAAAGGACGCATGGGACTCGTCTGGAACGCTGCTCTCAGTACCCGGTCTCGCTGCACCGAGCTGGCCCAAAACCCGAGATCAATGGAGCGACACCCACAACGTCAACACGCGAATAGCCTGTGAGCCGCACCCACTCCTCGTTCACGTCAATGTACGAACCATCGGACTCGCGGGAAATAGAGATCGCGACTGGACTTGATCGCAACACAAAGTCGCCGTGCGTTGACGGGTCAATCGAAACGTCCCCAATCAAAGAAGCCGTTGCGTCGCTGAGGGCCGCAAGTCGTTGCTGCACCGCCAGCAGGGCGGCTCGCAAACTTTCGATGTCGTCGGATTTATCCAAGGCAATACTCATGTCAAGACAAGGCCGTTGCAAAGGGAGTGATGGAAGCGGTCACTGTGCAGCAAGCAGAGCGCCCCAGACCAGCCTGGCGCACAAGCCATGCACGACCTGTTCACTTGCCAACTTATTGCGTATTGGCTTTCAAATACGATACCTATCGGGGCAGCCAAGCCGGGCACTGAGCCTCAGCGCCAGGCCTTACTTCGACCTCAAAAACAAAGCACAGTGCTACCATCTTCTTGAAACTGGTTTCATAAACACCAACAATATCCGTGGAAGAGATGAAGAAAAACCTAAAAAATGCACCGGCTTCCACAAGCCCCCCTGCGAAGGCAACCATTGCCGATGTCGCTCGCACTGCGGGCGTGTCCAAGGCCACGGTTTCCAGATTCCTCAACCACCGGGATACGCTGCTTTCCAAAGACATCGCAACCCGAGTTGAGGTCGCTATTGCTGCGCTGGCCTACAGTCCAAGCCCCATGGCCCAGGCCCTCAAACGCGGACGCTCCAAACTCATTGGGTTAGTCGTTGCCGATGTCAGCAACCCTTTTTCCGTGGCCCTTCTGAGAGGTGCAGAAAAGGCGTGTCAACAGGCCGGCTACCTGATCATGCTGTTTAACCTGGCCGACGACGACGCCCGGGAACAAGAGGCCATAGAAACGCTCTCGGCCTACCAAGTGGAAGGCTTCATTTTGAACACACTGGGGCACGACGGCGGTGCTGCGGCCACCGCCATTCGGCACGGCAAACCCGTGGTCCTGATTGACCGGCGCCACCATGACTTGCAGGTGGACTTCGTGTCATTGGACAACACTGGCGCCATGCGTCTGGCGATCGATCACCTCGTGGAGCGCGGGTTCAGCAACATGCTGTATGTCACGGATCCCATCAAGGGGGTCAGCACGCGGGAGGAGCGTGAATCCGCCTTTCATCGCTGGATACTCAATCAACAAAGTAGTGACAGCAAGATCGTGGGTCGCACGCTGGAATGCCCCAGCGACAAGGCAGAACAGCTGGATGAAGGACTGCGTGCGCTGCATGCCAGCGCGCCACGGGGTCAGGCTGCGGTAGTCACCAGCAATGCCGTCACCTCGCTGCGAGTGGTTGCGTCCATGGCCCGGTTGAAACTGCGTCTGGGCATGGACATTGGCCTGGTTGGCATTGACGAGACAGATTGGGCTCCTTATGTTGGGCCAGGTCTCAGCACCATCGCCCAACCTACCGGTGAATTGGGTCGCATCGCCGCCAACAGTCTGATTGAACGCCTCAAAGGGCAAACCCCACCACCACGACAAATTTTGCTCTCGGGTGAACTGATTTCACGCGGCAGTTCGCGATCCGACGCACCCAGCGCCAATTAGGGTTTTCCATGATTGCAGGGCCTTGGTAAATTTTTATAATTAACTGAAACCGGTTTCATTTAATCATCAAAAATCAACAGGAACGATCTAAAAACCACCGTGCCTCAAATCGCGAAAGCCATCCCACGACATGAACTACACGTTTCAATTTGCTGATGTATTTGCCGCCTGGCCCCTGCTGCTCAAAGGCACTCTGAGCACGATTGAGCTGTCGCTGCTGGCCATGGTGTTTGGGTTGGCGGTCGCCATCCTTTGTGCCTGGGGCAAGACTGCCGGACCCAAGCCCCTCCAGTTCCTGATCAACGTCTACATCGAGCTGATTCGAAACACACCATTTCTGGTGCAGCTCTTTTTCTTCTTCTTTGCCTTGCCCGCTCTGGGACTTCGCTGGTCGGCCTACACCGCCGCACTCACCGCCATGGTGGTGAACCTCGGGGCCTACGCTACAGAAATCATTCGAGCCGGCATTGAGTCCATCCCCAAAGGTCAAATTGAAGCCGGCCTCGCGCTCGACCTCAAAAAGCACGAGATATTCCGCTTTGTGATCCTGAAGCCGGCACTGAAAGCCATTTACCCGGCGCTGACCAGTCAGTTCACTTTGCTCATGCTCAGCTCGAGCGTGGTGTCAGCGATTTCCGCAGACGACCTGACCTCGGTCGCCGCCAACCTGCAGTCGCAAACCTTCAGAAGCTTTGAGATTTACATCGTTGTCGCCGTGATTTACCTGTTGCTGGCCCTGGCGTTCTCCGCCCTGTTTCGCACCATTTATCGCCTTGCCCTGAACTATCCGGATCGTCGCTAATGCGTACCTTTGCCTTACCCGAATTCCTGTTCATTCTTGAAGCAGCGCAATGGACCATCGCGCTCTCACTGATGGCCTTCGTTGGCGGTGCCATCGGCGGCTTGATCATTGCGCTCAGCCGGACATCCGAGAACCGAACCCTGCAACTGCTGAGCGGCGGTTTTATTCAAATTTTCCAGGGAACCCCCTTGCTGCTGCAGTTGTTTCTGGTCTTTTTCGGTGCGCCTGTGCTGGGTTTTGACATCAACCCGTGGGTGGCAGCGGGCGTCGCCCTGATTTTGAACAGCAGCGCCTTCCTCGGTGAAATTTGGCGCGGATGCATTCAGGCGATTCCGCTGGGTCAGACCGAGGCTGCCCAAGCTTTGAGCCTGTCGTACACAGCGCGCATGAAAGACGTGATCTTGCCGCAGGCCATGAAGATTGCCTTGGCGCCTACGGTGGGTTACATGGTTCAAATCATCAAAGGCACGTCGCTGGCCGCCATCATCGGTTTCACCGAGATCACCCGAGCCGGACAAATCATCAACAACGCCACGTTCCAACCACTGATCGTTTTCAGCGTGGTGGCCGCCATCTATTTCCTGTTGTGCTGGCCGCTGTCCCTGCTGGCCGCTCGTATGGAACGCCAGCACGCCAAGGCGCTGGCCCGTTAAGCATCTCGCCCGTCATTTTCAACCACTGCAAGGAGACATCACCATGATCAAGAGTTTTCAACGCCGCACCTTCACCGCAACTGCACTCGCTTTGGGTGTCGCAGCGACCCTGGGCACCTGGCTGCCAGCGGCCCACGCCCAATCCACCGATGACATCAAGAAAAAAGGCGAGCTGACCGTCGGTTTGCTGGTGGACTTCCCTCCCTACGGCACAATGAATTCCAGCAATCAACCCGACGGCTACGACGCTGACGTGGCCCGCTTGATGGCAAAAGACCTCGGCGTCAAAGTGAATTTAGTGCCTGTCACAGGTCCCAACCGAATTCCTTTTCTGTTGACCAATAAAGTGGATTTGCTGGTGGCCTCATTGGCTATCACGCCAGAGCGCGCCAAGCAGGTTCAGTTCTCCAAGCCCTACGCAGCAGCCAGCATCGTCGTGTACGGCGACAAAAAGGCAGCCATCAAATCAGCAGACGACCTCAAAGGCAAGCGTGTCGGTGTGGCCCGCGCCAGCACCCAAGACGTTGCTCTGACCAAAGTCGCACCCGAAGGTACTGAAATCCGCCGCTTTGACGACGACGCCTCTGCCATGCAAGCATTGATGTCCGGCCAGGTTGACGCCATCGGCTGCTCTACCACGGTTGCCGCCCAAATCGACAAGCGCGCCCCAGCCAACACCTTTGAAAACAAATTCCTGTTGCGCCAGCAGGTCATGGCGGTTGCCATGCGCCCCGGCCAGGACGATTTACTGAAAACAGTGGACAGCTTTGTGGCGCGCAACACCGCCAACGGCGAACTCAACAAGTTGTACCGCAAATGGCTGGAGACTGACCTGCCCGCCATGCAGTAACTGCCGCTACAGCGGTTTCTTCAGCCCCATGCACCACCACGTTTGACACCATGCACTCTCCAGAACCTTCTTCACGCCTGCCCCGCGCTGACACAGCCGCCCCTATCATCCGCATCGAAGCGGTGGACAAATGGTATGGCCAGTTTCAGGTGCTGACCAACATCAACCTCAGCGTGAAGGCTGGAGAGCGCATTGTGGTGTGCGGGCCTTCCGGCTCGGGGAAGTCAACCCTGATTCGCTGCATCAACCGGCTGGAAATCGTGCAAAAAGGCCGGATTGAGGTCGATGGCATCGACCTCACCGCCGGAGGGCGCAACGTCGACTCCGTGCGTCAGGAGGTCGGCATGGTCTTTCAGCAATTCAA
Proteins encoded in this region:
- a CDS encoding bifunctional diguanylate cyclase/phosphodiesterase; the protein is MRPLDVPLTRSDGVTLVLQLNVSRIDRAGTTYLLSYLEDVTSKRSAEVALLANEQLLKAANNRLNRQVALFGALQSLASVRYWTYDAQLQDLQWSNGLSWLAGLAPGTVKNAEVGRRRIHPDDRARFEAAREALDGTMIQYRWQHPDGRIRWLRSQMLRWPGSEGDAAIDFGVIQDITDEWEAGLALEGKLAFIQQITHRVPGVIFQFRLDSLGHSAFLFISDHVQSLYRGISREEAMEDPTCILKPIHPEDRKLFLAAIQTSAKTLSVVNVEFRLLFEDGKVRWLLGQAIPECESDGSILWSGFASDITQRKLAEEELRNSEGRFRALTELSSDWYWEQDDLFRLTRLEGAAQAFSQLPTESYLGLTRWEVGSENLSQGQWTEHRATLEAHQTFHDFEFLRTGRDGTLLWVSLSGAPIFDDEGQFKGYRGIGRDISERKRVEQTVEQLAFYDPLTSLPNRRLLLDRLQQALVSSGREGEIGALLFIDLDNFKDLNDTQGHDVGDLLLQQVAQRLLGSVRETDTVARFGGDEFVIMLQGLGGDMLAATAQIERVGRKLLTQLNEPYLLRQFEHHSTPSVGVTLFQGNRKTVDELLKQADLAMYESKAAGRNTLRFFDPEMQALVAARTELESDLRLGLQRQQLVLFYQPVVNEMGGTVGVEALVRWQHPQRGMVSPVDFIPMAEQTGLILPLGRWVLEAACQQLVVWSEQAMTRDLTIAVNVSARQFKHPEFVQQVKALLATSGANPQRLKLELTESLLLGDIQDAILRMTELKTIGISFALDDFGTGYSSLSYLKLLPLTQLKIDQSFVRDVMTDPNDAAIARTVLTLGHSLGLTVVAEGVETEAQRAFLAQHGCRLFQGYLFGRPVLIDQLRLTPTSGIGSAD
- a CDS encoding LacI family DNA-binding transcriptional regulator — encoded protein: MKKNLKNAPASTSPPAKATIADVARTAGVSKATVSRFLNHRDTLLSKDIATRVEVAIAALAYSPSPMAQALKRGRSKLIGLVVADVSNPFSVALLRGAEKACQQAGYLIMLFNLADDDAREQEAIETLSAYQVEGFILNTLGHDGGAAATAIRHGKPVVLIDRRHHDLQVDFVSLDNTGAMRLAIDHLVERGFSNMLYVTDPIKGVSTREERESAFHRWILNQQSSDSKIVGRTLECPSDKAEQLDEGLRALHASAPRGQAAVVTSNAVTSLRVVASMARLKLRLGMDIGLVGIDETDWAPYVGPGLSTIAQPTGELGRIAANSLIERLKGQTPPPRQILLSGELISRGSSRSDAPSAN
- a CDS encoding amino acid ABC transporter permease, encoding MNYTFQFADVFAAWPLLLKGTLSTIELSLLAMVFGLAVAILCAWGKTAGPKPLQFLINVYIELIRNTPFLVQLFFFFFALPALGLRWSAYTAALTAMVVNLGAYATEIIRAGIESIPKGQIEAGLALDLKKHEIFRFVILKPALKAIYPALTSQFTLLMLSSSVVSAISADDLTSVAANLQSQTFRSFEIYIVVAVIYLLLALAFSALFRTIYRLALNYPDRR
- a CDS encoding amino acid ABC transporter permease encodes the protein MRTFALPEFLFILEAAQWTIALSLMAFVGGAIGGLIIALSRTSENRTLQLLSGGFIQIFQGTPLLLQLFLVFFGAPVLGFDINPWVAAGVALILNSSAFLGEIWRGCIQAIPLGQTEAAQALSLSYTARMKDVILPQAMKIALAPTVGYMVQIIKGTSLAAIIGFTEITRAGQIINNATFQPLIVFSVVAAIYFLLCWPLSLLAARMERQHAKALAR
- a CDS encoding transporter substrate-binding domain-containing protein: MIKSFQRRTFTATALALGVAATLGTWLPAAHAQSTDDIKKKGELTVGLLVDFPPYGTMNSSNQPDGYDADVARLMAKDLGVKVNLVPVTGPNRIPFLLTNKVDLLVASLAITPERAKQVQFSKPYAAASIVVYGDKKAAIKSADDLKGKRVGVARASTQDVALTKVAPEGTEIRRFDDDASAMQALMSGQVDAIGCSTTVAAQIDKRAPANTFENKFLLRQQVMAVAMRPGQDDLLKTVDSFVARNTANGELNKLYRKWLETDLPAMQ